The following are from one region of the Rhodopirellula sp. P2 genome:
- a CDS encoding DUF1573 domain-containing protein → MTETNFQYLSPIQRVFRRSHLALVSIAVMILLGLGVFVWADRSPEVPYVMPALENIGELDQLVQIERRFTLHNPTDEDLTISDVRTSCTCTVPDLDIPLVLPPGETLEIPVTFDSKRASGKRTNAVALVLRKPRHNLDDPVRQMVVQYAMSAFIRPEVWVDASPIELAEIAIDQPQLREFRLRSRHDDYRIGRVRPSVGPAA, encoded by the coding sequence ATGACAGAGACAAATTTTCAATACCTGTCACCAATTCAGCGTGTATTTCGGCGGAGTCATTTGGCTCTGGTGTCAATTGCGGTGATGATACTATTGGGGCTTGGAGTTTTCGTTTGGGCGGATCGCTCGCCGGAGGTGCCATACGTCATGCCCGCTTTGGAAAATATTGGTGAGTTGGATCAGTTGGTTCAAATCGAACGTCGCTTCACGCTTCACAACCCGACAGATGAAGACTTAACGATCAGCGATGTGCGAACTTCATGCACTTGCACGGTGCCGGATTTGGACATTCCGTTGGTGCTTCCCCCTGGAGAAACGCTCGAAATCCCAGTGACATTCGACTCCAAGCGAGCGTCAGGGAAACGAACGAATGCGGTCGCATTAGTTTTGCGCAAGCCTCGTCACAACCTTGACGATCCAGTGCGGCAAATGGTCGTTCAATATGCGATGTCGGCATTCATTCGCCCGGAAGTTTGGGTCGACGCGTCTCCAATCGAACTTGCTGAAATAGCGATTGATCAGCCACAACTACGTGAATTTCGACTTCGGTCGCGTCACGATGACTATCGAATCGGTCGAGTGCGACCATCCGTCGGTCCGGCCGCATGA
- a CDS encoding IS66 family transposase, protein MDAKALRDDPDSAAALIASLRKQVEEQAAALERKDKQLTEQAHSVLEVKAVNDKLSEENAELNLKVEKLLRQLFGRKSERRVDSEGQLFLDLGEEATPEVVSAIEEAIREAEQIVRDNEEKNGKPKPPRKTDRKFPEHLPRSERIVDLPEDQRAGLKLIGYDEVERLAWKRAELRVEVVKYAKYAVPADPSNPDKKPGIISPERPTGLVEGDRFDVSVAVEVVAQKYFFHMPFYRQQDMFAGSGWTPSRSTLCNLETQVEFALQPLADYLRSFLKTDTCIGCDDTGVVLITPAAMPDLSNHPRGDRIAEVFEDAIRKGKPSIKANFWGYYASRLPVVAFDFTVSRHRDGPDDVLGDYKGTLIGDCWSGFQKIDVRSDERIQFAACWAHARRKIDECRGAFPLQVAKLESLIGMLYDVEDQIKGLPETEALARRQEVSRHVLGLIEDYLSSDQLSSPAVLPKSNLAAAAGYVRRHWKALGRFTEDISIPIDNNDCEQLMKRVATGRKNWLFKGSLAAGERAANLMTVIVSAVRNDLDVHAYLEDVLRRTLAGETDWASMAPHVWKLDHCESIRTYRQDERRQAADRKRVRRARRRRLKK, encoded by the coding sequence ATGGATGCCAAAGCACTTCGAGACGATCCCGATTCCGCTGCCGCGTTGATCGCATCGCTGCGAAAGCAAGTCGAAGAACAGGCAGCTGCACTGGAGCGAAAGGACAAGCAGCTCACCGAGCAGGCTCATTCGGTGCTGGAAGTCAAAGCGGTCAATGACAAACTCAGCGAAGAAAACGCCGAACTGAACCTGAAGGTCGAGAAGTTGCTGCGACAACTCTTTGGCCGCAAGAGCGAACGTCGAGTCGATAGCGAAGGACAGTTGTTCCTGGACCTCGGTGAAGAAGCCACGCCGGAGGTCGTCAGTGCGATCGAAGAAGCGATCCGCGAGGCCGAACAGATCGTCCGTGACAACGAAGAAAAGAACGGCAAGCCCAAACCGCCTCGCAAAACGGATCGAAAATTTCCCGAACATCTGCCTCGCAGTGAACGCATTGTCGATCTGCCCGAAGACCAGCGAGCCGGCCTCAAACTGATCGGCTATGACGAAGTCGAGCGACTTGCCTGGAAGCGAGCCGAGCTTCGCGTTGAAGTCGTCAAGTACGCCAAGTATGCGGTGCCTGCTGATCCATCGAACCCCGACAAAAAGCCTGGAATCATCAGTCCCGAGCGTCCGACCGGGTTGGTTGAAGGCGACCGCTTCGATGTCTCCGTCGCCGTCGAAGTGGTCGCTCAGAAGTACTTCTTTCACATGCCGTTCTATCGCCAGCAAGACATGTTCGCCGGCAGCGGTTGGACGCCCAGTCGCTCGACGCTTTGCAATCTCGAAACCCAGGTCGAGTTCGCCCTGCAGCCGCTGGCCGATTACCTGCGAAGCTTCTTGAAGACCGATACCTGTATCGGCTGTGACGATACAGGCGTGGTGCTGATCACTCCGGCGGCGATGCCTGACTTGTCGAACCATCCTCGCGGTGATCGGATCGCCGAAGTCTTTGAAGATGCGATTCGAAAAGGTAAGCCGAGCATCAAAGCGAACTTCTGGGGCTACTATGCTTCGAGGTTGCCGGTGGTGGCGTTCGACTTCACGGTCAGTCGTCACCGTGACGGGCCGGATGACGTGCTGGGCGATTACAAAGGAACTTTAATTGGAGACTGTTGGTCGGGCTTTCAAAAGATCGATGTTCGAAGCGACGAGCGAATTCAGTTCGCCGCGTGCTGGGCCCATGCGCGCCGCAAGATCGACGAGTGCCGCGGTGCATTCCCGCTTCAGGTTGCAAAGCTGGAATCGTTGATCGGGATGCTGTATGACGTCGAAGACCAGATCAAAGGTTTACCCGAGACGGAGGCCCTTGCACGTCGGCAAGAGGTATCGCGACACGTGCTTGGCCTGATCGAGGACTACCTATCGAGCGATCAGTTGAGCAGTCCGGCGGTGCTTCCCAAGAGCAACCTAGCTGCCGCGGCTGGCTATGTGCGTCGGCACTGGAAGGCACTGGGTCGCTTCACCGAAGATATCAGCATCCCGATCGACAACAACGACTGCGAACAGTTGATGAAACGCGTTGCGACGGGCAGAAAGAACTGGCTATTCAAAGGCTCGCTTGCCGCTGGGGAGCGAGCGGCGAACTTGATGACAGTCATCGTCAGTGCGGTGCGCAATGACTTGGACGTGCATGCCTACTTGGAAGATGTGCTGCGACGGACCTTGGCTGGTGAAACCGACTGGGCTTCGATGGCGCCTCACGTTTGGAAGTTAGATCACTGCGAATCGATCCGAACGTACCGCCAGGACGAGCGTCGCCAAGCGGCCGACCGCAAGCGAGTCCGCCGCGCTCGCCGCCGACGTCTCAAGAAATAG
- the tnpB gene encoding IS66 family insertion sequence element accessory protein TnpB (TnpB, as the term is used for proteins encoded by IS66 family insertion elements, is considered an accessory protein, since TnpC, encoded by a neighboring gene, is a DDE family transposase.), which produces MRSGAAMTGLPQGSPIFLCTTPVDFRKGFDGLTGIVTSQLGQSVTSGSLFLFVNRKRDRIKALWWETGGLTLWYRRLEQGTVELPKAGSDQTHVTIDAVELAMWLGGVDLASARVRRKRMAA; this is translated from the coding sequence ATGCGAAGCGGGGCGGCCATGACCGGACTACCTCAGGGATCTCCGATCTTCCTGTGCACCACGCCGGTGGACTTCCGCAAAGGCTTCGACGGGCTGACCGGCATCGTCACCTCGCAGCTCGGCCAAAGCGTCACCAGCGGTTCGTTGTTCCTGTTTGTCAATCGAAAGCGCGATCGCATCAAAGCCCTGTGGTGGGAGACCGGAGGACTGACGCTCTGGTATCGCCGTCTGGAGCAAGGGACCGTCGAGCTGCCCAAAGCGGGCAGTGATCAAACCCACGTCACGATCGACGCTGTCGAGCTGGCGATGTGGCTCGGGGGCGTCGATTTGGCTTCGGCCCGGGTCAGGCGAAAACGGATGGCGGCGTGA
- the tnpA gene encoding IS66 family insertion sequence element accessory protein TnpA, producing MTHSQAAQRWAERLQRFSQSEMTVAQFCAAEGVSQPSYYHWRRKLLGPAKAAGPASPPDSGPTPALIPVRIVDSQGQQAPPPKTNVRTTVQLPGGVSIEVEVLGSDACEAGRP from the coding sequence ATGACACACTCCCAAGCAGCTCAACGATGGGCCGAACGTTTGCAGCGGTTTAGCCAGTCCGAGATGACTGTTGCTCAGTTCTGTGCTGCCGAAGGCGTTTCGCAGCCATCTTACTATCACTGGCGACGCAAGTTGCTTGGACCTGCCAAAGCCGCTGGTCCTGCTTCGCCGCCCGATTCCGGCCCGACACCCGCCCTGATCCCTGTTCGCATCGTCGATTCGCAAGGCCAGCAGGCACCGCCGCCAAAGACGAACGTTCGAACAACGGTGCAGTTGCCCGGTGGTGTCTCAATCGAGGTCGAAGTACTCGGCTCGGATGCATGCGAAGCGGGGCGGCCATGA
- a CDS encoding ArnT family glycosyltransferase yields the protein MDECAHLASGLIGLRTHTAFSYRVNPPLTRMLAAVPHAAAIDCPLTNGIDGDPYRTEFIAGNELAEQRGRQIFTDLWVSRCMMLPFGLLSMLLVYHWATQLHDHGTGVLAMALLAFNPMFIGWAATITPDVPAAATGLLASYCFCRWMRSGSPRATAAVAASLGLALLTKSVWLILPVIWILVTLVSGIAHRWSWREWRERMISLLWVFFVAFLVLNVAYGFHGSGTRLRDVPLQSGFVRTFRDELSSWIPVTKNCPIGLPLDFVIGLDVQKLDFEQGEPSFVAGQRREIGVWWFYGYLWLIKMPEPLLAVIALSLLLFLWKPSRLGERGACVVLIPTIVLLGILLCSQNGLSQHGRYSLSLLPLGIVALSGTLAKLSSIRWLRWGLIVTSVAIALNATPNMTSYYNWLSGGSLSGHRHLLGADTDWGQDYLLLEDWKHENLDRGTLHCWLHGSVQVGRYQSEQRGIFPIPGRPLDPRTLTPGWYAIGVNALHGFERESNVGRFFATQNPAERIGNTIVVYCLKSTVNLRGRGSSALFPDGNPETRPQSSPRQDVDRLN from the coding sequence GTGGACGAATGCGCTCATTTGGCCTCCGGTCTGATTGGTTTGCGAACTCACACCGCGTTCAGCTACCGTGTCAATCCTCCACTGACTCGGATGCTCGCGGCGGTGCCCCATGCCGCTGCAATCGATTGTCCGCTGACCAATGGGATCGATGGCGATCCCTATCGAACGGAGTTCATTGCTGGCAATGAGTTGGCGGAACAGCGTGGACGCCAGATTTTTACTGATCTGTGGGTCTCGCGGTGCATGATGCTTCCGTTCGGGTTGCTGTCCATGCTGCTGGTGTACCACTGGGCGACGCAGTTGCATGATCATGGAACAGGGGTGCTGGCCATGGCGTTGTTGGCGTTCAACCCCATGTTCATCGGATGGGCCGCAACGATCACCCCCGATGTGCCCGCTGCAGCCACAGGGCTGTTGGCTAGCTACTGTTTTTGCAGATGGATGCGGTCGGGGTCGCCACGGGCCACCGCCGCCGTTGCCGCGTCGCTCGGCTTGGCGCTGCTGACCAAATCGGTGTGGTTGATCCTACCCGTCATTTGGATCTTGGTAACGTTGGTCTCGGGAATCGCTCACCGTTGGTCTTGGAGAGAATGGCGCGAGCGGATGATTTCATTGCTTTGGGTCTTCTTCGTTGCCTTTTTAGTTTTGAATGTTGCTTATGGTTTTCATGGGAGCGGGACGAGACTCCGCGACGTGCCGCTGCAATCTGGATTTGTTCGAACTTTTCGGGATGAACTGAGTTCGTGGATCCCCGTGACGAAGAATTGCCCCATCGGATTGCCGCTGGATTTCGTGATTGGGTTGGATGTTCAAAAGTTGGACTTCGAACAGGGAGAACCGTCCTTTGTTGCTGGGCAGCGACGAGAGATAGGTGTTTGGTGGTTCTATGGTTATCTCTGGCTGATCAAGATGCCGGAGCCACTGCTGGCTGTGATTGCGCTTTCACTTCTGCTGTTCTTGTGGAAGCCGAGCCGACTCGGCGAACGCGGGGCTTGTGTTGTGCTGATACCGACGATCGTGCTGCTCGGGATTTTGCTGTGCAGTCAAAACGGGTTGTCCCAGCACGGTCGGTATTCGCTTTCCTTGCTGCCGCTGGGAATTGTTGCTCTCAGTGGCACTCTGGCGAAGTTGTCTTCGATCCGGTGGTTGCGATGGGGACTGATCGTAACGAGCGTCGCCATTGCCCTCAACGCAACTCCTAATATGACGAGTTACTACAACTGGCTCTCAGGCGGTTCACTGAGCGGGCACCGCCACCTGTTGGGTGCCGATACCGATTGGGGCCAAGACTATCTTCTTTTAGAGGATTGGAAGCACGAGAACCTTGATCGAGGGACTCTCCATTGCTGGTTGCACGGTAGTGTTCAAGTGGGACGCTATCAATCTGAACAGCGGGGCATCTTTCCCATTCCGGGGCGACCATTGGATCCACGAACGCTGACACCTGGCTGGTATGCCATTGGCGTGAACGCTCTGCACGGGTTTGAACGAGAGTCGAATGTCGGACGCTTTTTCGCAACTCAAAATCCGGCCGAAAGGATTGGCAATACAATCGTTGTCTACTGCCTCAAATCGACCGTGAACTTGCGTGGTCGCGGTTCGTCTGCCTTGTTCCCAGACGGTAACCCGGAAACAAGGCCACAGAGCTCGCCTCGGCAGGATGTGGATCGGCTAAACTGA
- a CDS encoding DUF58 domain-containing protein: MSNAPASSTTEPTPAASTPTDAKRQASGPLLTPALLGRLERLELVSRKIFRGRMKGERLSRRKGQSVEFADFRNYVPGDDLRLIDWNLYARLDQLFLKLFQEEEDLHFHALIDTSASMNFGTPNKLRVAKQLAAALGYVGLCHGDRVCVRAMGQAGHNAPVLRSRGSFWKMLNYLDGLSGGENVSLHDGVKDFVTRGGGSGVVVLITDMMDKEGYESALRMLVGRQIDVFVLQVLSQEEIDPPLRGDRRLIDVEDGDAAEITVNQFVLDKYQANLKAFLHEIRQYCAKRSIVHVMVPTDTPIETVITQYLRTRGVVR, encoded by the coding sequence ATGAGCAACGCACCCGCTTCGTCGACGACCGAACCGACTCCCGCAGCCAGCACCCCGACCGATGCCAAGCGGCAAGCGTCTGGGCCTTTGTTGACGCCAGCCTTGTTGGGTCGGCTGGAACGGCTGGAGCTCGTTTCTCGGAAGATCTTTCGGGGGCGGATGAAAGGCGAACGCCTCAGTCGCCGGAAAGGTCAAAGCGTCGAGTTCGCTGACTTTCGGAATTACGTGCCGGGCGATGACCTCCGGCTGATCGATTGGAATTTGTACGCTCGGCTGGATCAGTTGTTTTTGAAACTGTTCCAAGAAGAAGAGGACCTGCACTTTCATGCCTTGATCGACACCAGCGCGTCGATGAACTTTGGAACACCGAACAAGCTGCGTGTCGCCAAGCAGCTTGCGGCCGCGCTTGGGTACGTGGGGCTTTGTCATGGAGACCGTGTTTGTGTTCGAGCCATGGGGCAAGCCGGTCACAATGCTCCCGTGCTTCGGTCACGTGGTTCGTTTTGGAAAATGTTGAACTACTTGGACGGTTTGTCGGGAGGCGAAAATGTTTCGCTGCACGACGGTGTCAAGGACTTTGTGACGCGAGGTGGTGGCAGCGGCGTGGTCGTGCTGATCACCGACATGATGGACAAGGAAGGCTACGAATCGGCATTGCGAATGTTGGTCGGTCGGCAAATCGATGTGTTTGTGCTGCAGGTGTTGTCGCAAGAAGAAATTGATCCGCCACTACGAGGTGATCGCCGGTTGATTGATGTCGAAGATGGCGATGCGGCCGAAATCACGGTCAATCAATTTGTGTTGGACAAGTACCAAGCCAACCTCAAAGCCTTTCTCCATGAGATCCGGCAATACTGTGCGAAGCGGTCGATTGTGCACGTGATGGTTCCCACCGACACGCCGATTGAAACCGTGATCACCCAGTACCTGCGAACTCGTGGGGTGGTGCGATGA
- a CDS encoding vWA domain-containing protein: MNDGAMSWIPALSGVWPWVVLACVPVGIVLLYFLKLRREPVEVPSTYLWSRTIEDLHVNSLLQRLRNSLLLLLQLLAVLLAAFALFRPGIRGEANSLGRMVFLLDTSASMQAPAGNAEGAGQARPGQGGRSRFEEARRQIGDRIDTMTDSESAMLVTFSDRAEVMQAFTSDRNRLRDALDRCEVTNRPTDILGALRAADGLANPRRTSEIGDVNDVQVADAMPAELMLYSDGNFGDVTQFSLGNLQPTYVSIGSDAVRNLAIVSFSAQRDLQNPDQIQVFATVLNTGTTKESTEASLYIDQNLVDAASVDLEPEDQTGLSFTIESSDAVALRLQLDGEDDLMIDNEAFAALTPAGLVSVLVVTPGNRALELGLTTPKCQQIASCEFVTPDYMETEAYQKRVDSGRDDLIVYDRCRPKESPPTNTFTMGELPNDDWKWKTESGALTLIDIDRTHPVLRYLELYSLLVFSGRAVEGPAGSLTLVESDVGPVMAIASRDGYQDLVLGFPLVSEDESGDMQANTNWYAERSWPVFMFNVLRNLAGAAQSSGAPSYQPGQTVMARLENVLESVEVVRTVGQGRAESLGKQPVGAGGVVEIVSTSQPGNYQLIAAETDQVVDRFAVNLFDARESRLAAKPTVELGYESVEATDAGIEVRREFWRPLLIAVLLLMALEWWFYTRRLA; this comes from the coding sequence ATGAATGATGGTGCCATGAGTTGGATCCCGGCTCTTTCGGGAGTGTGGCCGTGGGTGGTGTTGGCGTGCGTGCCCGTGGGCATCGTGCTGCTTTACTTCTTGAAGTTGCGACGCGAACCGGTCGAGGTTCCGAGCACCTACTTGTGGTCTCGAACGATCGAGGACCTGCACGTCAACAGTTTGCTGCAACGGCTTCGAAACAGCCTGCTGTTGTTGCTGCAATTGCTGGCGGTGTTGTTGGCCGCGTTCGCTTTATTCCGACCAGGCATCCGAGGCGAAGCGAATTCGCTGGGCCGGATGGTGTTTCTGCTGGATACGTCCGCCAGCATGCAAGCACCCGCGGGAAACGCGGAAGGTGCAGGGCAGGCCAGGCCAGGGCAGGGCGGTCGCAGTCGGTTTGAGGAAGCCCGCCGACAAATCGGCGATCGCATCGACACGATGACGGATTCGGAGTCGGCGATGCTGGTGACTTTCAGTGACCGCGCCGAAGTGATGCAGGCCTTCACTTCGGATCGCAATCGTTTGCGGGATGCACTGGACCGATGTGAAGTCACGAATCGACCGACGGATATTCTGGGGGCGCTGCGGGCCGCGGATGGTTTGGCCAATCCACGCCGGACCAGCGAGATCGGGGACGTCAACGATGTCCAGGTTGCCGATGCGATGCCCGCTGAGTTGATGCTTTACAGCGATGGGAACTTTGGGGATGTGACGCAGTTCAGCTTAGGGAACTTGCAGCCGACCTATGTTTCGATTGGCTCCGATGCGGTTCGCAATTTGGCAATCGTTTCGTTCTCCGCTCAGCGTGATTTGCAGAACCCCGATCAAATCCAAGTGTTCGCAACAGTGCTGAACACGGGCACGACAAAGGAGTCCACGGAAGCATCCTTGTACATCGATCAGAACTTGGTGGATGCGGCTTCGGTGGATTTGGAACCTGAGGACCAGACCGGTTTGTCGTTCACGATTGAATCTTCCGATGCGGTTGCGTTGAGGTTGCAGTTGGATGGCGAGGATGACCTGATGATCGACAACGAAGCCTTTGCGGCGTTGACTCCCGCCGGGTTGGTCTCGGTGTTGGTCGTCACTCCCGGCAACCGAGCGTTGGAGCTGGGCCTGACAACGCCCAAGTGCCAGCAGATCGCGTCTTGCGAATTTGTGACGCCTGACTACATGGAAACCGAGGCGTATCAAAAACGGGTGGATTCGGGCCGCGACGATTTGATCGTTTACGATCGATGCCGCCCCAAGGAATCTCCTCCGACCAACACGTTCACCATGGGGGAATTGCCCAACGATGATTGGAAGTGGAAAACCGAGTCGGGCGCGTTGACGTTGATCGACATCGACCGAACGCATCCGGTGCTGCGATATCTTGAGCTGTATTCGTTGCTGGTGTTTTCCGGTCGAGCTGTGGAAGGGCCGGCGGGCTCGTTGACCTTGGTGGAATCGGATGTTGGTCCGGTGATGGCGATCGCTTCTCGCGATGGATACCAAGATTTGGTGTTGGGGTTCCCGCTTGTCAGCGAAGACGAATCGGGTGACATGCAGGCCAACACCAATTGGTACGCTGAACGCTCTTGGCCGGTGTTTATGTTCAACGTATTGAGAAACTTGGCGGGGGCGGCTCAGTCGTCAGGGGCACCGAGCTATCAACCGGGGCAGACCGTGATGGCGCGCTTGGAAAACGTTCTGGAATCAGTCGAAGTGGTTCGGACAGTGGGGCAGGGCAGGGCGGAGTCGCTGGGCAAGCAACCGGTCGGTGCGGGGGGCGTGGTTGAAATCGTGTCGACGTCTCAGCCCGGCAATTATCAATTGATCGCCGCGGAAACGGATCAGGTGGTCGATCGGTTTGCGGTCAATTTGTTTGATGCTCGTGAGAGTCGGTTGGCAGCGAAACCAACGGTCGAGTTGGGGTACGAGTCGGTGGAAGCAACCGATGCGGGAATCGAGGTGCGACGCGAGTTTTGGCGGCCGCTGTTGATCGCCGTGTTGCTGTTGATGGCATTGGAGTGGTGGTTCTACACGAGGCGTTTGGCGTAG